DNA from Lineus longissimus chromosome 7, tnLinLong1.2, whole genome shotgun sequence:
AACAATCTTTCAGTGTCCTACCAGTATCGCCTAACTGTTGCCTTGACGTCATTACAAAGTATCATGTGATTGATTTTCTCGGCTTTTGTGTGAACAGCGATCTGTCCTCAAAGATATGTCGATGGTGCGTCTATAGGAATTTTCTTAAGGCGATATTGCGTTGGCTAAAGGTCATAGAAGCTTCCATCTGAGGAATGACTTTCTTACAATGCCAAAAATTTGTCTGCCCGAAGATGGTTCTAGAGAAAAGTGTTCCAAAGAGTTCAGTCTCAAAAAGACACCGAAAAAGTACTAGATCTTGTAGTAGTGTATTTTATAATCGAATTCTGAGTTATTCTAGCACAGCACGATAATCACAAAGCATACTCTTAGTAGTGCAATCTATGACTCCCAACTCCCTATAGGACGGCGCCAGCTACATCACCAATACATTACATGGATCAACAGAGATCCTTTCACTACTCAGCTGTCAGTGTCAGTATCACGAATCCGTCAATATCGGCGACATGGCAAATCATTCAATTGATTTGCTTGTGACGTCAAAGTGATGTCATAAAAATGCTTTAACGCGATACTTTTTTTGAGCTTGGAGGCAAATTGACACTGTCACATCTATTGACAACTCAATTGAAAGACATCCTACGCATCCTAATGGTTGTTGATGTAGGCAGATTGAGAGCCATTTTTCTTGATTCTAACATTGTTAGTGTCAATACATGTGAAGTGGTACAGCAACGTGGGGCCATGTACGCACATGACTTATAGACCTTTGGAGGACGATTTTTTTGAGAATTTATTTCCCTAGTCTCGGGGGTATTATTCAGTCATATAAGGTTGCCAGACTTTATATTGGATTCTTATTTTGTAACTTTATAATCTTTTGCTAGTACTTGAAATTCTGTTCTTTGCCCAAACAGTGTAGGTTGATCAACATCTAAAAGTTTTAACAAGAGTTTTATTTGGTTCATGGAATAATTGCCAACTTGCAGAGTGTATTGACATATGACTGACAGCCTCAGGGCTGAGGGCCTTGGTTGTGAATTGTTGTGAATTTCTCCAAACTCAAATGATTACCTATGATTCTTTAATATCTgatatatttcttctttttctcaccAGAAAACCAGAGAAGGGTATCTTTTTTCTTGTCCAACGATGTTTCATCGAAGACTCGCCACCAGCCGTTGCCAAATTTCTCATCACGCGGAAGGGTCTGAGCAAACAAATGATCGGGGAATACTTAGGGAATCTTCAGCTTGCCTTTAACATGGAAGTATTAGAGTAAGTATTGGgaccttgggcaaggcacttaatcATTTGGGTTAACTTAACTCCTCCTGATAACTGTGTGAATAGGTTAATTCAAACATGAGGGCAAGTTTTAACTCTGATATCACTATGCTACTGTCTGTTAGTCTAAACCACATTATGGtgacaatagggccgtttagacgacaggcgaaaagaccgcattcggatcgaatctggatgaatccggattaaaaccacccaaggcgatggtacctttttagtccggatgcaaccacattgatccggatctttttgcgtttacacgacgaaaaattaatccggattcgggacgcatccggattttttcgcgtcgtctaaacggccctattgacTGACTGTCATGTGTGGGCAGACACAGCCTCCTGTGAGGCAAATAAGTCATCATTATCTTCTCAGTTCAATATCTAACTTACTAGTAATATATCAGAATTAGTATAAGTTGGTGAGTTGGGCTGGAGGCTTAGATGAAAAGCTGATCCCCTTTCTAAGGCAGGGGATTATGCTGTCTGGccaatatatattttctttgaagttttccTGTGGTATATCTGGTATTCTTTTAGTTCTTGGTTTGATATACCGGTTTGCAGGGATGTTACTTGAGTATTATTTATACGATATGTTTTAAACTCAACTGTTAATGACAAGGTCGTTTTTGTCTTACCCTGTTTACACCATTAACGATGACCTCTGTTCTGTCTTTCAGTTATTTTGTTGATGAGATCGACCTCTCAGGTTTACAAGTTGACGTAGCTCTGCGGAAGTTCCAGACCTACTTCAGAATGCCGGTAAGTGTGATGTGATGTTCGGTCATGGCAGTCAACTATTCAAACATTGAAGAATCCACCAGGGCGTGTTTATATCGAGTTAAATAGAATCTGAAGGGTTAAAATTCATTGTCAAGATAAGGAAATAATCTACATAGTGCATACTCTTTATCTTTCATTCTCTATTGTGATGCTCTGAATAATTAATGGATCTGTGGACCAGACAAATACATCATCCAGATGGCTAGAAAATTTAGAGATTTCATGGAAAATATCGAGGCTGAGAAGGTCCTGTTGAAATACAAATATTCAAGTCCTGTTGAATATAAATATGGTGTCAATATTGTAAGACAGAAAAAACTATCTTTCTCAGTTGAAATGTTAAGTGGATAAGAATTATCGATAGGCTGTCATAGCTAGATACTTGCAATGTAACAACTTTCCAGATAATCGATGTCAATTTCATCTTCTTAGGGAGAAGCCCAGAAAATTGAGCGTCTGATGGAAGCGTTCGCACACCGCTACTGTATATGCAATCCAGAccaaatcaacaagttttccACATCTGACACAGTGTTCCTACTAGCGTTTGCCATCATAATGCTCAACACTGATCTACACAATAGTAGTATAAAGAATGAGAAGAAGATGAAACCGAATGACTTCATCAAAAATCTTCGAGGTAAGGCTGTGATAAATGCAACAATCAATGGGTGTCTTTTGTGCCCCTGCTCAAGGGTACAATCATTATGCAGTTACGAAAAAACCTCAGAAGTCTTCTGGTAAAACTACGACATTAGATCTCGACAGTCAAAACATGATCAGcaagtattttgacaagatttcATCCTGGTTACAACATTCTTTGGGAATCGTTGTGTAATTAGCCTTATAAAAGGTTGGGGGAAGTGCATGAAAAACCCACATTATTACTTGTGCAAAATATTGCCATCTGTCAACacactgaaatgagaaaaagactATATCAACAACATATCAACGTTAAGATTGTTACTGTCACAAATGTGCACAAAATGAGCCAAGTTGTCATCCCTCTGATCTAGTTTGTATCAGTCTATGTGCAGATGGCTCCAGGCTGATCTTGTTCTCATAGCTGAGAAAGAAATCGACTTTGAATTGAGATCGATTCAGAACAGTTTGACTGCTGCAAGATAGCCCTCCGATTATCTTGAATCAATATGTGCTTATAGTTGTACAGACATAATCTTGACCATTCTGAATATGAAACGCAACTGTAAGCACCAGAATGATCAGTGTGGTAAATGTTGACTGCTCTTTCTGGTTTAGTTGTATTTATAATAGCCATCTATGATGTTGAAATTTACATGTTCAAATCTTTCATCATTGCTTTATATCATATCATAAAAAGTTAGATACTCTGGGCTTGATGGAGCAGCTCCTGCAGTGTGCCATAGCCAACCCACCCTTAACCTGCCCTGCTTGACAAAGCCATGACCCATTATGGGGAAGAGCCAATCAGTTGATTTTCATATTGTTCATTCTCATCTCCAGGTATTGATGACAGTTCAGACATCGACCCAGATCTTCTCTTTGGAATCTACGAGCGGATAAAACTGCAAGAGTTCAAGGCGGGCGTCGATCACGTTATGCAGGTCATGAAGGTTGAAAAGTCAGTCGTTGGCAAGCGACCGGTAGGTTCTAAGGTATTTGTAAATAGCACTAACTCATCCCTCTCTCGCGTGGTAGATAatagcaagaattgataaagattaTCGATTCTTGATGATAGTCATCAACCCATCGTCTGTGCATGTCCCCCTCGATGTTGTGACCTTTCTAATCCCCTAAAAAATCTCATTACATGGACAATCATCTAGAAGAAATAACAGCACCTTCAGTTATGCTAGTCAAACTCATGGTGCCAGTGTCCTTTGCATTGATTCAAGTTCTTTGTGGCTATGTGTTCTTCTGTCTCTGATGCTTGACCGGCTGCTGTGAACTTCTGGGAGTTCTGCGAGCCAGGACTCCTTCTCAACGGCTGACCCAATTTGCAActcatttcaaatgatgtttttACCCCAACTTGTATGGTGACTtcctgcatgcatgcatgagCTATCTTTTCCTCTGTTCCAAGCTTATTCATATACGGTAGCTCTTTATACTGATTGGGtctgtctcaaagcactttgaacttgttgtacatacatgtagaactgAAGTGACTGTGGTATTTCGTGAGGCTTGCGACTAAAAGTGATCGTTCTTCTGTTGCAGATCCTTGCCCTGCCCCATCGACGTCTCGTGTGCTACTGCCGTCTCTATGAGGTGAACGATCCTAGTAAGAAAGAGAAGCTGGGACTTCATCAGAGAGagatatttcttttcaatgatctGTTACTGGTAAGTTGGATCAATAGGTCAAGGCCATCCTGTCCACTTCAAAATCAGCAATAAGTTGAACTATCAGAAGTTGTGGTACAGGCTTTTAATCTCAGGTTTTCAAGGAATGCAGGACTTAATAGTAATATCTCTCTTGCATTCATGATTTCAGGTTACCAAAGTGTTCAGCAAGAAGAAGGGTTTCATCACGTACAGTTATCGCCAGCACTTCATGCTCTGTGGGATGCAAGTCTATCTCTTTGATACAAGTCGTAAGTCTGTTATTTTATGCCTATCATCTATTTCATGGATAAGATATTCAGTGTGAAGTAAAATGAGAGTCCTCAGAGTGACTCCGTGGTGTCACACTTTGGACAGTAAAATGTCTTGTAACAAATCTATTTCTATTGATGCAAGGCtcatgatgtgatgtgatgtgtgACTAAAAATCAAAGAGCTTATACAATACAAAAAAAGTGTTTACTCACAGCACCATCTAGAGAATTGACCGTCTAACTTATTCCTAATTTCAGACTACCAGTTTGGTGTGAGATTAACAAACCACATAGACGGTAAAGTGCTGATAACTTTTAATGCTAGGAATGAACATGACAGGGCCAAGTTTGTGGATGATCTCAAGGAGTGCATATTGGAGGTAAGGCAAAAAATATCTCCTTAGAATTAGCTTTGATCATGATATTCCTTGTCCAAGCTTAAAACAGGAAAGTGTGAAGAAGTGCTGGAATCATGGTCATTGGTTTCTGCAACATATGAAATTGACCAGCTTGGTTTCTCTCCCATCATATCATGATTGACTCTCGCCTTTTcagatgaatgaaatggaggCACTGCGGATAGAAGAAGAActccaaaaacagaaacacacgCAGAAACAGTTGGAGTTGAATCGTATCAGCAGCGACTCAGGGGTGGTCGATGTTGATCTGTTACGGCCGCTGGACTCCTCGTGTAATCATCTTTCAGCTACCGAATGTGGAATGAAGAAGTCTGCATTATCAAATTCATTGATAGATCTCTCTGATTGTAAGTTATCGAATATTTTCCCAAGTTCTGTTAAATAGTTCATAGCCTCTCTTAAAGATCAGTCCTAGTATTTTTGTGCGCAACAGAGTGCATCATCAGCGCTGGTAGATTTGAAGACTTAGGTGCCATCTCTAAACTTGCTGCAGAACTtgagcgccatttcgaaagcgccgcctggagccgaaccatctaactagctaattgccgatccatttgcgcttacaccacgacaaagccgagcttttaacaagccgggcgaatttggaccatcaagcttggtgggacaaattcgctcggcaatttgtatcggcaatggattgccgaaccaatttgtcgcggcaatgtggtggtgtaagtgcaattggtccaccaatatttcgtggtgtaagcgcagctttgGACAGCATGAGTGGGATTTGAGGCAGCCCTGTCCACTGAGCACCACTTCATACAGTGATTGTGAGCAGTATGCTTCTTCTATAGAATTCACCTGAATCCAACCTTGTCGCTTCCTTAAAGATTCATCCTCTTGAATTGTGACGCGATTCATGATAAGCTGCATCTGGCATCTTTTGAAATCAACAAATATACCACCTATTTCTGTCCCTGCATCTACCATCCCAATTGCTTGATGTTTATCGTCATCTGCTCCTCATTTCAGCGGGTACATTAAAACCACAAAGGAGAGGTAGTGGGGGATCTCTGGATAGTGGCATGGTAAGTACATGATTATGATGCCTACTTCAACCGTGTTATTATTGGTGGGGTGCAGGTTACATCTTTAAGGTTTAGCAATTGAGTTGAAATCTCTGTCCTGTTAGGCGATCTCTCATCTACCCACATGTCTTTGTTGATCAATTCACGAATGTGATTGTTTCTTGTCCATTAAGTGTTGTACATACAATGTgcatcaaactaaaggtatggTTGTCCTGTCCTGATGCATCGAGTTCTTAAAGATGTAGGATTTGGGAATGTTAACTTCACTGTCTGTTCATGTCCATGTATCAACTTGGGTTTTCTACATCTGTTCTGATGTTGAATTCTTTgtggcaaaattgaaaaaaaccaGCACTCAAGTCTATCAACCTGTATTTTCTGCTTTTCATTTTTGgttgaatttgatatttctgtATCTATCAACCATTCCATCAAGATCCCAAGCTTAAAACCTCGCTTTTCAGATCCCTTACATTGGATATGATTCAAAGTAAGATGAAATGCAAAGTAGTCGTTGATTTGTAGATGGTTTGAGAGAGGAGATGTGACTGCTGTACTTGACTTTCATCTTACATtgaatgtttttaatttgaccattTGGCAATGTTTTACGACTTGGCTCTCTTAGTTTTTTACTCTGTTGATGAAATAAGTTCTCTTTTCCTCTTGGGACTGgttgtcaatttctttgattcTTAATAACGCTCCGCCGCAGGCCCAGGCGGACAGCACTCCCAACTTCACCAGCAtcacatttcattatttcatttgtCGCATCTTTAGAAATATCACAATAAAGATCGTAGATTCTCAGAGATGCCGTAAGTCCTTTAAGTTCTGTTTTTCTCTCATATTTTCACAAGACATATTAAAGTTACATTTTAGCTTTTCATTCTCCTCATGTGCACAACCCGAGTTTATTTTGACGTAGGATTTATTTGATTGAGCATGACAACAGACATGACTAATTATGTAGATCACCTTAAGTTGAATGCATTTTGTTATGCACTCTTATGTGAACAGCATGACTGAGATTAGGTCTTGTGTGGTCACTATGATCCCATttccttaaagggactatatccAAGTTCCTTAAGGGACTAACTAAATGCGAGGTTCCATTATACTAATATACTCATGTATGTGGAATTGTTATGAAAGATTTAATGTTATGCACTGTTGATTCCAGGGCCggctcatcttttcaacttaaGGTGAATGTCACATTCGTACCAGACTTAGTTGATAGTTGGCTGATGTCCGTCCGTTTGTCTGTCTGTATGGTGCATCTGTCCGTTCGTGGTGTTGTTACATATGATGACTTGTTCAGTCACGTGTCATGTTAGGAGCAGCTCTGTCAAACCAAATTGTCATGTTAGTGAGCACACAAGGCCAGGGTGGGAGGGGGTTAGTTCTCCAACAGATCACCAGGAAGGGCGTAATTAGAGACCATTATGTAGTTGAGTGGCCTTAATGACTACTGAAACTTCTAATGGACCTTGTGTCCTGTTTAGTGAGAAAAATCTTCAAGGAAATGCAGGACTTCACTTGTCATCCAAATGACTCTGAACAAAATCCACTGACTTCCTTCTTGCGATATATGATATTCCTGTTGTTGAATTAGGTGCTGGGCCTGGTCACAATTAAAAACAACTCACCGCTATCCGAGATGTTTTATTGAAGTAGTGCTGTTGGTTTTGGGCCTTGTGTTATGCAGAGTGTAACCCTGATTAACATATTTGAATATCGAGTGTACCGTGACGTGATCCTGTCTTGTGACTTGTATAGTTGAACTTGTTTAGATTCAAATATGTTTGACTGAAACAATTTTTGTCTCACTTCATCTACCTTGTTTCCCTTGAAATCAACTGATCACCTAGGCCCAGCATGAGTAACATTACAAGTTGTCATTGCCCAGCTGTTTGCAGTTCTTGTCTTAGTACTGGTGTCTTGTCCCCAAGACTGAGACATTTGTGAATGTTTGTCAAAATGATTTGTTACATCCATTCTGGTCTCCTCTGTGTCATATCTCCAGTGTTGTTTGAAAAATCCTGACATTTCAGCCGAGCTAGGCCTAGATGACATTTCTGAATCTCAAACCCCCGGACTCCAAAGTACAAGTGCCGATCTGCTGCGGCAAATAATATCTTTACACCACTTGTACAATTTATACATGTTTTGGTATCGATTGTTTCAGTCAGGTTTGATGCATTTATCAATTaagtaaaattttcaaatttcaaaatttcaaaactttaaaacttttatCAGGTATGATATCTTCTCATTCTTCTTTATATAACTCCTGCTGGTCACAATGACTTCTTGCTGAGGTTAATAACTTTATTCAAGTTAACCCTGGTGCTGGCTTTGCccgtttcattgtttttttcattcaagaTTTTTTTAGAAAAGATTATCAGTCTATTCAGTGGGTGCGCTGTAACCTAACAACTTTTACGATTTATTAAAAGCCTGCGACAGACTAACCTTTCCCTTTTCTTTTCTACATTTTGGAAAACCAGGATGTGTTATCCTACCTGcctttgaacatttttacaaACATTTTAGACTATCTTCAATAAGCTCAAACACTTCGCCAAACATTTATAGCTGTATACAATAGTTCATCTGCTGATCGATAATTTGCTTTTTTACAGCAGAAATGTACTGGACTTCAAGAGTATAATGCAGCTGTTGAATTTTAAAACCAAACGGTTCAAATATCGTGTACGGCTGCTTTCTATGAATCATAACAAACTCCTCATTTTCGTTGCAGTGTATGCTCCAATCCTCCACCACATCTGTCCGAACTGCCGCTAGTCAGGATGAAGCACCGGAGCCAAAAAGGCCCCAGCAAACTTCCTGGGAAACTTCCACGCCGATCCAAGTCAGTGGGGGCCACCACAAGAAGCACAAACAAAGGAGCAAAGGCCACGTGAGGGTGCTGGACTCGCATGGCCATGCATCTGATATCTGAAGTTATACGTCAAGAGAATTCGTATCGAGTTCGTTCCAACACAAATTGTGGGAACATGCCGGTAATATGCAGGTTTTTTGTTGAGTTTAACagaggacgtacatgtacatgtagcatactCAGATGAGACAGACCACTGCACTTTTGATTGTACATTGTTTGTAAAGTGTTGCTTGGTTCTTGTTTCATCCGAGACATGTTTAGGTCGCAAAACGTCGGGCAACCTACCCCAGTCAATGCGGTTGTCCAAGATCTGCCAAAGCACAATGCATGTGTCTACAAGAATTGACTAACATTTCTTGCAAAGTTTGTGCGGAATTCAAATGTTCGCATGGTAATCAGGAATAGACTCTGGGAAGGTGGCGCCCCCAGCGGGATTCTGGATGGGTGGACCTTACGAACATTGCTGGTTATGTCCGACGACAGGGAACTTGTAAAGTGCGCACCAATTTGGTACGCTGTTGTTAAAAGTGCCAAGAGTAGTGCAGTGGATCGTAGAGACcatggcccaaattcataaagggcgtttagctcaaaacagcgtttaactactgaataaacaggttcaggtccttcatgtaaatcttcacagaatatgaataggccctgaaactgattagagagaagttacacaggtctaacccttaaacaccctttatgaatttggccccatgtGTTTGCATGGTGCATTTAGATGGAGTTGTTGTTGTTAGATTGTGAATGTTGGCAAAAGATTTCACCTTGCTTGAAATCATGCAGCTTTGGTTGAGGACAGACTACCTTGGTTAAAGGGAGAGAAATGTGCACAAAGATAAGATGATGTCGAAGTTGGTGAAGTCTTGTCATTGAGCTACACCAGAGACATCAGACTTCAACCATGAAACTAGTGAACCAGATCATTACTAACTTTCTCGTGCAACGTAGAAGGGAGTGTGTCATCAGTCCCGTAGGGCTATCAATGTACAACAATTGTAAGGGCTATAAACACTTATACCAGAAATATTAAAAGCTCGCCTTTTATATTTTTGCCATCACCCATAGACAAAACCTGGAGTATATCTTTACATGTACCCTTGGTTGCTTTCAAGACCCTCAAACCAATGTGGTAACTGTATTTTATAGTGGTCTGTAGTAAAAAAGTGTCATTTCCCCCGGGGAGCTGTAGTTACATGTAGAAGCAGACTTGCACTGTGCATCCACAAGACATAGCAGGAGAGACAAACTGGCTTCAAGAATCTTTTTGTCTTATCCCACGTGGAAGAGGTTTATCATGAACTTGACCTGTCAAGCTGTAAATGTGTGAAAATAATCTGATATCCTAAGACCTGATGTGGTACACACAAGACTGGTGTCAATTCCAACTACAAATGTAGGTGTTTTGTCAATTAGGTAATGTATGCTTAGATTTATTCATGTGGTTTGTTTATACTGCCTAGgacaggggggggggtcaattaGAAACCTTAGTCCTAGGGATCGTTGTCACACTTGTGACATAAGAATATGTTTATAAACAAGAGTCATTTTTATAGGACGGTGTCATTCTGCATGTTCTTTTGTGATTATTTTGTGTACAGAAACAGTATTTCATTACAGCTAGCTAATTTATTTCTGAAAATTTCTTTAGTGTACGATAGAGTGCAAAtggagaaaatgtaaaaagctTGAGAGCACTGTAGATCTGGATAAGGAAACCCCAGCAGACATCGAGTATATCTTTTGTACATTAGTTAACTTAGAAATTACGTCACAAGACTCAGTCACTAGACTCGGTCACTAGACTCAGTCACTAGACTCAGTCACTAGACTTCTTCTTGACAACTATGCAGAATGATTATATCTAAGTCGGCGCAAAGACATTACTCTTCCATAACTTTTTCTCTACTAACTTCAGTTATCATGCAAATTTTACACCTTTTGTTAATTTTATACGACTGTAGTGTAGTTGTATCTGAACTGAAGGTCGTTTGGCTGACCTCTGCGCTGCGGTGCTGCCCCCTATAAGATTTATTGCATTGGGAGTTATGATTTTGGGGTTTCAAGTCATTTTGTGGAGACCATCATCATACAATGTAGTGTTTACTGGTTGCTTGGCACTTCCAAGCTGGTATGATAAATCCAGATAACTGATTTTTGGTCATATTTCATGACCAAAATGAGTGACAAATTacattttatttaatttttgaaagaaatcacGTCTAGGACTTGAGTTTCTCTTTCACCGGCTGGACTAATTTGGAAGTGAGTTTTATATGTTTCTAAAgcaaaatttttaatgaaattgccTGCTCGTGCTTGAAGAAGTTCTGAATGAATTGGTCCTCAGAGGATTAACTAATAGTTTCTTATCCTAAATTATGAAGTATTTATGGTTTTGAAAGTTATTGATGTATAGGTGAAATTGTGACTTGTTAACTTTGGTTGTGTACAGTTGAAAATGGAAGTTGACTTTTGTAAATGAAATTCTTCTCACTTCTATGTAAAAAAGGATATTCATGTTTTTCTGTATAAAACttaaaataaatgtgatttggGTTATAATGTACCTGAATGAAATttaacttgtacatgtatagaaaattaaaatttcatagtgaaattttttttcggTGTCAAGTACAATAAGTCGTAATGATGACTTGCATAAAATAAATTAGATGGATGAATTTTGTGAAGTCACAGTGTTAAAGTATTGGATGTTATGTGTCATTTTTGAAACTACCTGGGTTATTTTGAACTAAAAAGTGTCCACAAATTTTGTCAGAATGTCAAAATGCCTTATTGTAAGAATTAATGtttaaatattcatattcattttctttcagtcaTATATGTTAACTGGATGCAATTTGATCTCCACGAGTCTAATTTGGGTGACTAGGGATGAGAATTTGATTCaaactatttttttattttttttctaaaaagcaTCGACTTTTTGAATTATGTGTATaagtttttttgtaaatttttttcCAAGATGTCATcagaaaattttaaatttcaaatttcagaaaatttggTCTGATGACTATGGAGATATGTTTAAATAAGTAAAACTCAAATTCATTCAGTTTAATTTAAATGGGGATTGTTCAGCTTGGACTCTTAAAGAGTATCACTTTTGAAATGTAATGAAACCCAAATTCCCTTTAACTTGTTTCAGCTAATTGGCAGTGTTTGCTTGGGGTCATTAAAGTTTTTGCTACAATGTGCTTGTTTATGCCTTCTGCTTTGCCTGAGCAACATCTAGACTAAGAGCTGTGGTATACGGCGTTGTGTGTCTAGGCTCATGCTTGCATTGATCTGATGGCCATCTCATTTTTGTGTGTGAAGTAGATGCCAAGTTCGCTTTAGTAGCATCAAAGGAATGTAGAGATACTCTGTCCACACTGTTGAGGTGCCAGATTCACAGAGGCCTATTACACGTGTGAGAGGCTTTTTGTACAGGCATCTCTCAACCAGGTAAATAGTGACAACACAGTAGGTCAGTTAGAAGATGTAGTGCTGAATGCTTGTGTGATTCAGGGGCTTCAATTCAGAGGTAAAAAGATCTTGTGTCATCCAACTCACGTGCATTTGAAGACATTGGTCTCTTAGcaaggcttggttgttcaaagtGTCCGGTTTGAAATCTGAAACTAATAAGGAAGTGGTTCAATTATGATTCTGGAACTATCATTGCCCCTACAGTGTAGAAAATAGTTGGCAGTACATGAGTTCACTTAAACCTTTAAGAATTGTAGTACCAAGCAGTTTTTCCAGCAAAGTAAAGAATCATAGTCACAGGTAACTACTAAACTGTCTGAATACAATAGTCAAAGTGAGAGAAATATCCTTTTGGGTGGTCTGTGTCCactttttgaccaatcagcaatACCATAAGCCATAGTTGATGTCGTACCTGTCCGGGATGGCCATTCAAAGCCAAAACAACCCTGGATGTAATCACAAGGAGTAAGAGAACATGTGGTATGCAACCATGTTGTTGTGACTCTCAGTGGCTTCCTTGGCTAGTAGGATGTCAAATAGG
Protein-coding regions in this window:
- the LOC135490603 gene encoding IQ motif and SEC7 domain-containing protein 1-like isoform X11, whose translation is MLERKYGGHFRTRRAATTIQQAFRKYSMNKNFEKLRHAKAEKRISRRFSEYNRSASMYDEMEEELDNEGTLKANMGKGHSLSPKQLGRAHTVALDRNYNASGDYDDSDVCEGGEPSKRLERSGRVDIDDNKTMDQLPLSETNNNRNSYPELNDSSPGESSRGSPISTEDLHSVNFENLLESRETDILNDSFHSDGSQDSGTGAHRGGNQSQRSIPKRGKRGPPPPPPPRSDSYKNSILMQKSQSQLQREEPLYDNLHGHGHSESAPIINSEVQIKVDCASPTDDQMFDQNSKLYANQEVKFRNRKCISDSALGGSGKTPDASPVWKRKSAPAPTNSTSNYSLKSDTKRMSNISENSEPESVSEEQMRYSTSSQSGSDTASIGSNSLGSDFSGYQRSMESIGYQRSARVSMESPHMLLPPRISDKQRKREYRVGLNLFNKKPEKGIFFLVQRCFIEDSPPAVAKFLITRKGLSKQMIGEYLGNLQLAFNMEVLDYFVDEIDLSGLQVDVALRKFQTYFRMPGEAQKIERLMEAFAHRYCICNPDQINKFSTSDTVFLLAFAIIMLNTDLHNSSIKNEKKMKPNDFIKNLRGIDDSSDIDPDLLFGIYERIKLQEFKAGVDHVMQVMKVEKSVVGKRPVGSKILALPHRRLVCYCRLYEVNDPSKKEKLGLHQREIFLFNDLLLVTKVFSKKKGFITYSYRQHFMLCGMQVYLFDTSHYQFGVRLTNHIDGKVLITFNARNEHDRAKFVDDLKECILEMNEMEALRIEEELQKQKHTQKQLELNRISSDSGVVDVDLLRPLDSSCNHLSATECGMKKSALSNSLIDLSDSGTLKPQRRGSGGSLDSGMCMLQSSTTSVRTAASQDEAPEPKRPQQTSWETSTPIQVSGGHHKKHKQRSKGHVRVLDSHGHASDI